The genomic segment AAGGAGAATGGGCGCAAGGGATTCTTGCTCGTGCAAAACCGATGGGGTCCATCCTCAACAACTGTAATCTTGTCGAAGTCGGGCTGATTGACAGCCAAACAATCGAATTCATTGACAGTGTCACCGGTGAATACGATCCCAATTGGATTGAAGCAGCTGTATTCGAGCATACGCAGACGGGCGACAATTACTTCATGCTGGTCAACAGGAGATTACTGTCGAGTGAGGAAAACGAAGTCACTGTATACCTGCAGCCGGGAGGCAGTAATGGTTCCACTAACTACGCAATAATCGATCAATCATCAAATGACACGGTCATTGCGTATGGACACAGTACATGCTCATTTACTGCAACGCTTCAACCCGGAGAGGGATATCTTTACAAGCTCGAAAACGTAGGCTTATTTGGAAGCCTTTCTGGATGTCTGGCTAACTGTGAAATCGGGGGTGATATAGTCGTCGATTCAGATGACACTCTGGCCATTTGGTCAGCAACAGACAGCAGCATATCCTACGTTCAGTTCCACAGTAGGGACTGGCTTTCAGCTGGTGCTGATGTTGATAAACCAGAGATCATCGTGAAGGGGCTATTGCAGTTTGAAAACCAAGCTATGTTGAAATCCGCCAATGACTCAGTCGGATCCTGGTACGGTATCAGAGTTGTGGACAACGGTAGGCTCGAAAACCTCTATTTCTCCAAGGTCCTAATTCAGGACGCCTATTTGGGCATCAGCTTTGAGGATACATCCTCCGGGCATTTCACTCTCGGAATTCAGAATGATGAGCACTCATTCATCATCGAGGATTGTGAGGTGGGGGGGATGTTTTTAGCTTCAAGTGATGTGACTTTTGAGGATTACGATGACCCCGACTTCAATTGCCATGAACCTGTCCGTATAAGGAACATCGTGGACGGGTATGGGATCAGAGTTTCTGGAGACGATGTTTATGATTTCAACCATCTGGTATCTGTCGAGAACTGCAAATATGGAATGTATTTGGGCGGCCTCGGAGGAACAATTGAGGGTGTTCGGATCCACAGCACTTCTGACAGTTGCCTGTACGGGATTTTTCATCAAGCAGGCAGTGCCTCGGACACTCTGAAGATAAGAGAGTCTGTCATAGAAGGTAGCTATAGTGCTGGTATCCACTCGGTAGGCAAGACATCGACGGACATCACGGATTGTGCTCTTTATGCAGACGGAGCTAACATGGAGATAGGAGTGTACTCGTACGTGATGGGTTCGTTCAACATGCGCTCCACGAAGATCATTCAGGCAGAAACTGGCATTTGGGCAACAAGCACTAAAGCAGATTTTGGAAGTGCATCTGATTCCGGGCTCAATAGTGTATATATCGATACATCAGAGGCGAATTCCAGATGCGTGCACTTCTCTGGACTAGGAACTCTCAATGCACAGTACAATTACTGGGGACAATGGCCCATCCCGGATTCCAGCAAGTTCGAGTCAGGAGGATTGGGAAGTATTGCATTTACTCCGGCTTTAAGCGAAGGGCCAGCTTCTTTTTGGGACTGTGGCCCATACGATCCTGAAGCTGACTATAACTGCCAATTTGAACCAGGACTTCCTGGAACACCGTCGAAGATAACTGCCCTTGACGAAGAAGAACAGGTTCCGCTTGAGTTCTCCCTTTCAAACAGCTATCCCAATCCATTCAATCCCTCATGCCGAATAGACTACTCTCTTGCCAAATCCTGCATTGTGGAGATAGTCGTTTACAACATTCTAGGGCAGAGAGTAAGAACACTCGTGAATGATGAGCGACCC from the Candidatus Zixiibacteriota bacterium genome contains:
- a CDS encoding T9SS type A sorting domain-containing protein, with product GEWAQGILARAKPMGSILNNCNLVEVGLIDSQTIEFIDSVTGEYDPNWIEAAVFEHTQTGDNYFMLVNRRLLSSEENEVTVYLQPGGSNGSTNYAIIDQSSNDTVIAYGHSTCSFTATLQPGEGYLYKLENVGLFGSLSGCLANCEIGGDIVVDSDDTLAIWSATDSSISYVQFHSRDWLSAGADVDKPEIIVKGLLQFENQAMLKSANDSVGSWYGIRVVDNGRLENLYFSKVLIQDAYLGISFEDTSSGHFTLGIQNDEHSFIIEDCEVGGMFLASSDVTFEDYDDPDFNCHEPVRIRNIVDGYGIRVSGDDVYDFNHLVSVENCKYGMYLGGLGGTIEGVRIHSTSDSCLYGIFHQAGSASDTLKIRESVIEGSYSAGIHSVGKTSTDITDCALYADGANMEIGVYSYVMGSFNMRSTKIIQAETGIWATSTKADFGSASDSGLNSVYIDTSEANSRCVHFSGLGTLNAQYNYWGQWPIPDSSKFESGGLGSIAFTPALSEGPASFWDCGPYDPEADYNCQFEPGLPGTPSKITALDEEEQVPLEFSLSNSYPNPFNPSCRIDYSLAKSCIVEIVVYNILGQRVRTLVNDERPAGPNTVIWDGKNEQGGDVASGLYFYKMRAADFTKTQKMMLLK